GCTGCTTAACAAGCTTAAGGAGCTGGGCAAGGCGCACCTAAAGCCGGCAGCGGATCCGGAGGCCAGCAGGCAGAACGAGAcgggcgaggaggaggacgagaagGGGAGTGGACAGCCCGAGGGCAGTGGCCAGTCCGCTGATGAGGTCAAGACGGAGGAGGGATCGGGTGCTAATGGAAACGGAAACAAGGCCAGAGCCAATTGCAAGCCGGAGGAGCTGAGTAAGCTGAAGAACCGCTGCGAGATGCTGCTGAGGAGCTGCATCGGAGGATTGCTACTGTCCATGTCGGATCAGGCCTTCAAGGAGATGGAAGGTTCGTGTGCTTTATGTTCTTTCTGATCCGAATTATACTTGAAACCCTTCATGCTCGCAGATGAAATGAACAAGGCGGTGTGCTGGTACTTGACGTGCGATCGTTACTGGGAGGATGGACCCTTGGAGCCCCGAGCCTTCCCCTGGGGTCTAATCGTGATCCTGATCTTCGTGCTCTCCACGGGGATCTGTTTCTGCTACTACATTATCTGGATCTTGTTCGAGTAAGTGTGTCCTGGCCACCTGTTCCTTCCATTGAGATTGAGCGAACCCAAGTCACCTGTTTCAGCTCCGAAGAAACGACAATCAACGCGAACCACTACTACGGCCAGGGATCCATCGGCGCCGGCGGGAGCATCTACatgccaggagcagcagcgggtCATCACTACCATGTGGACTATGCCACGCGGCACGACCTCGACCTGGACGCCGGCGGGATAgctggtcagcagcagcaacagcacctgcttcaggagcagcagtactattaccaacagcagcagcagcagcaacagcagcagcaggcggcatCCGTTCGGGATTTGTACCCGGAGCAGGTGCAGTATCATCGTCACAGTCCGCGGCACTACATCGCCGATCAGCGTCCGGTGGGGCCAACAGTGGGCACACCCACCCAAGGGGCCGTtcgcagcagctcctccaacGCCAACACGCCGTTGCACCATCGGGTGCAGCATACGGGACAGCATCCCCACCTGCAACATCGTCACTCGACGAGCCTGGCCTACCCACAGGACATTTTAGACCGACGCGACTATACAAGTAGCTCCTCTCGCCCGATTGCCACCAACATGGTGGCTGGATCAGGATCGGGACAGGGCGCTGGAGCTCCTGGCGATGCACAGCGTCACTACAACACGCATCCGCGGCCGCTGGAAACGAGGCATCGCCACGTGGGCTCCTCCCAGCAATCCCTTCGTGCCTCCGCCTCCACGCACGAGATTGTGCAGCAGGAGGCGGGTCTGGGTCAGAACGAGCACTACATCTACGTGACCTATCCGCCGGACCTCAAGAAGCGCTACTTTGAGTGATGAACTGGGTCTGGACTGGGTGCGGGCACTGATGATGATCGTATTATGGAGACTGCTGTCGAGCCTTCACAGAGGAGATCGGGAGACCGGCAGATGGAGAGACCAAAGGGCCTTCAAAGGGAGATCCAAGAAACGATACCAAAGCCAGAGTTCAACTACAGTTGATACAGTTGATATGAGGATATTGAATGACAGAGGAGGACTGGTCGCCAACATAAGCCCAAAGTTGGATTTTTACTTTTAGCCTGCAAATTCTAGATTTGTGAACTGTGCTATTCTTTTTTAAttctacaaaataaattgcaatattTCTGTACAATAGAAAAGAAAGATGATTTAATGGATTTCAGTAATTTAGTAAATTGCTAACGCTTTAACTAAACTCCCACAAAAACCATTGAAGCCAGAACTCAGCGAATAACATTtacataaaacatttatttctctttttagGATTTCGTATATCATTTCctttgtttggtttgctcAAAGACACTCACATTGTCACATTGATAAAGTCACAAATCTTAAAGCTAAGGTACAGTGAAAACCTTCCGATTTACAAGTATAGAGTTACAGACATATATGTTATATCCATTGTGGAATGTGTAGAGTGGCAAAGGATGGTATGTACATATTGcgcaataaatattattgttactGCTAACATTTTTACTCCATTTAGTGGGCTAGCTCTTGCactttgtattttgtttgtaCTAAAATTAAGCGTATTACTTAGTTGTAAAAGTTACAAACGAAAGAACGTACATTTAGAAGCTTAGCTAGACAATTATTAGTTTCAAGTGTTTGGTCCTTTGGAATGTGTTACGAGAAAAAGACATCTAGGTGGTCTCGGTTATAGAATAAGATAACATTTttacttttcagtttttagtttttcgtgtttagtttttagtttagtGTTGCAGTGGGCTAGGATTCTAAGACTAGACCAGCACCCAAGTCTATTTCATAGTTGGCATTGCCCTTGAATATTGTTTTCCTCATCCGCAGCTTACATAAGTCGGGCGTTGAGAATTCTTTAAGGCCCCCATACCAAATTTGATAACCGGTCTGGATTTGTGATTAGCTATGCCCTCAAGTCGCCGTATGCGCAGAGCATCGATTAGGGATGGGCGTTATGAAACGAAACCCCCTCGATTTCCTTGTTGATATGGGAATCGGGTTCTATGGTTCTATGTGTAAATGTACGAAGCCAAAGCCTAACAATTTTGGTAATTCCCGTAACCCTAAAATAAACACAACAAATTGCTCTAGGAACCTAACAAAAAATTGcactaaaacaaacaaagtcTTCGGCTACTAACAGATCAAACGATTCCAACAGgtgtatttagtttttagttttctctCAGTTTTTGGTCTAGGCTGCATTTGGTGGCAAAATTTAAGCTACAAGTGGGTGGCGTGGGTTTTTGTCCCCCAAGTTACGCCAAGGCTAACACGCAACTGGCATCGCATATTGCCCCcgatatatgtgtgtatgttaTATTGCGAATGTATCTCAATCTGGGCCTGACCTTTGGCgaaaagcattttaaattgGCTCCACTCGCTGAGCGAGTAAAACGCTGATACATTAGCCGataaagtatgtatgtatctggTTAATTGCACGCGACTCGGACAGAAACCCCAAAACTCCCCGACTGACCCCCGGTTAACCCCTTGTCTAACGCTGCTTACTCATGCTTAACCCATCGAGATTCGAATTCGCGCATTCCAGATAAACACGGCATTTTCCATGTAAATATTGCACAgatatctaaaatatatatggtaCTATGGTACTCTAAAATAGGTATcgtaaaagtttaaaaataatgattttCCTAAAAGGACTATACATACATTATATTATGCTACATTCCGTTTCCTTAAATAAAtccaaatattaaaatattaaaaagtcTTGAGATTCTGTAAAGTGTAGCTGCACTTGCATCCATAtctttagttttctttttgtggtGTATCAAACGTGTACGTGTGGTGTATCCTTTATTTACTTTCGATTAGCCATCTGGATCGTCTGTTTTGGCGAGCCGAACACATCTGATCCTTTCCAGGGACCAGAAATATCTTTGGTAGAAGCTGGAATCCTATTTGACTTTCCGGTGACGCTTCCTTCCGGCTTGTAGGCGCTTGTACTTCCGCAGGACTTGATGGGCGTGGTAGAAGCGACTTATCCGACTCTGTACATACTTCCCATGCAGGTATTTGAGCAACTTGCGCCGATCCTTTTGCGGATCGGGCTTCTCATCGTGAATTATCTCCTCGTGATGTATCAGTGGCGTGGCATCAAATTCTGGTTGGGGTTCGGCCAACAACTGGATGAGCTGCAGAGTGTCGgcctgctcctccgcctcggGACTCACCTGCCCAAGGCTAGCTGGATTGGGTTGGACCTCGGCCTCCTGATCCTCATTGGCCACCACGCCCAGGATGTTCTCGTTCATGTCGCACTGCACCACATAGAGATCACTGCTGGAGTCAAATATCTCGGCCAGATTGATTAGCAGTACATCCTGACCGCTGGTGTTCggctcctcgtcgtcctccttGCCCTCGAGATCTGAAAGCTGATACATTTCCGCCAGCGCCTCCTCGACGCTTAGTTCTCGGGGAGTAGGAGCAGAAGCACATTTATCCGGAGATCCGGACGTTTCCATTTCCTCTCTTACGACTAACTCATTTGATTTTAAGGAACTATTTAAGGCAATCTTACTAAGGTCACTTGGCTTCGCTTCGCCATCGCTTTCCAGGATCTGCTTCAGTTTGGCAATGTCGTGGTTGGAGACCTCCGCCTCTGGGAGTAGCTCTTCAGGGCTCTCCTTTTTGACGATTGTCTCCCGGGGAGGTAGTTCCCCGGTTTGCGATTGGGAGAGTTCTTTTTCCAGGGCGGCCAGCTCGTTGAAGTCGCTTTCTTCTTCGCCAGCCGTAGAGCTCCGGGAACTGGAgctgctggaactgctgcTACTTGACGAAACGCCTTCCTCTGCCTGGCTGCTCGAGCTGCTGGAGTCATCGTCCGAACTGGAACTACTGGAGCTCGAACTCGAAGAAGATGACGAAGATGACGACTCGGTCCTACAAGCTTCTTGTTTTGGGATTTCAGCTTCCATTTCAGGTTCTGGGGTAGGTGCCACACTATTCTTCAGCCAGGCTTGTATTTGCTCCTCCTTGTTTTGAACGTCATCCACTCCCTCCACTGCCATTTTTATGGGACTCTTGTTGCTCCCCTCGTCGTCCGGCTCCACTctcaattttattttcggaGACATGTTCGTATTTTCGATGTCATCAAACCCCCTGAAGTTTGACTGCAGCTCCAGGGAGCGGCTGTCCAAGCCCTGCTCCTCCAGATTTGGCTCTTCATGAACATCATCAGTCTTGTCTTTGTAGCTGTACGCACTCTTGATGACCGTTTCCCGATCTGTTCCACTCAGTATACTGCTTCTGAATTCAGTGGAATTCAAAGCCGAGACACTCAGCCCTTTGAGACTTGGGGGATTGCGCAGATCCGGGGTCGCATCGTATTTCTTAATCTGCCTCTTGATCAGAGGCAGTCGTTTCTCCTTCAATATGGTCAACTGCTTCTTCATTAGGATGGATCGGAGTTCTCTGTTTTTACTATAGGCGATTTTCTTTCGCAAGACTTTCAGTATCCTAAAGTAATGccgatattttatttttgggctcTCAAACTCCAGGATCTTTagcaaatttatgcaatttcgGCGTTTTTTGGCAAGAAGTTTTTGACTGGCTCTGGCCAAAGTTTTAGTCGAAAGAGAGATTtcatttggattttggccaggACCCACCTGTTGTTTCCTATCCTTTTGATCCAACCGTTCCGGGGGATCTGTGGTTCTGCGCTTCCTTTTATAGAACTTAAATCTCTTTGGATTCTCTCTATACTCCCCTTCATCCCGGGCAGTCGCTTCTCCGGGGTCACTCTCCGAGCCATCGATTTTGTGAATGAAGGTCTCGTACTCCTTGGCAAAGGTGGACTCGTTTGAGTTTGAGCTGTTGTTCTGATCGAAGTCCATAGGCACAGGTGGTTGTGGTACATTTTCATAGGCCTCATTGCTGTTGAGAATGGGACTGTGCAAGGGAGGAGCCGCGGATTGTTCGATCAATGAATCAGGGTCTGGTTGTCGGAGGATCTCCGCCAAGGCATCGCTTTCGTTAACGGGCTGTTGCTCCGAGGCATTCGTTTTCAGACGCAGTTCATCCAGCTCCTTCTCCACGTCGAAACTGCCAAAGGAATCGTCCACGGGAACGTTGCCGCTTCCATTGGCCTTTTCAATGTCTATAATTATGTCAGGTAAGTTAATGCCTTGATGATCCACGACTGCCGTGGCTTGAGGTCCAGTTGGTGGCAGAGATTCGTACATAAAGTTGGGGGTACTAGGTACTGGAGCCACCACCGCTACAGCCGGAGGATCCATCTCTAGAACAGCACTTGTTTCATCTTCGTCGTCAACTTTCCAGGTGGAGAGAAAGTCGCGAATGTTGTAATTCTGGGTGCCTTTCGTCGACTCCACAGTGTAATTTAGGTGGTTGGAGGACGCCGAGG
This genomic stretch from Drosophila teissieri strain GT53w chromosome 2L, Prin_Dtei_1.1, whole genome shotgun sequence harbors:
- the LOC122611382 gene encoding uncharacterized protein LOC122611382 isoform X1, which produces MSPKYHNFEIALVYFLLLIPWPPTNVIRILCSRDNSRLVRKIVRSKWTPILDKHQVKLPLECPLHPFRDVFAPRQDAKQRDRPTQWTCRKCGKSFYQEKHLDLHFDTRHKSIINQAEDAVCLADFCDIMRCEVFETEDASSLKFGDQHIVTDIEVWGDSLGQNSALAKANAAYLSLIPRTSTLGASRAAKVQNRQLLQDKPSQASKQNQSPAGERTHPQSHHHPRDRASTTANPLRLDPSPEDGSAARPRSAGEKLLNKLKELGKAHLKPAADPEASRQNETGEEEDEKGSGQPEGSGQSADEVKTEEGSGANGNGNKARANCKPEELSKLKNRCEMLLRSCIGGLLLSMSDQAFKEMEDEMNKAVCWYLTCDRYWEDGPLEPRAFPWGLIVILIFVLSTGICFCYYIIWILFDSEETTINANHYYGQGSIGAGGSIYMPGAAAGHHYHVDYATRHDLDLDAGGIAGQQQQQHLLQEQQYYYQQQQQQQQQQQAASVRDLYPEQVQYHRHSPRHYIADQRPVGPTVGTPTQGAVRSSSSNANTPLHHRVQHTGQHPHLQHRHSTSLAYPQDILDRRDYTSSSSRPIATNMVAGSGSGQGAGAPGDAQRHYNTHPRPLETRHRHVGSSQQSLRASASTHEIVQQEAGLGQNEHYIYVTYPPDLKKRYFE
- the LOC122611382 gene encoding uncharacterized protein LOC122611382 isoform X3, yielding MSPKYHNFEIALVYFLLLIPWPPTNVIRILCSRDNSRLVRKIVRSKWTPILDKHQVKLPLECPLHPFRDVFAPRQDAKQRDRPTQWTCRKCGKSFYQEKHLDLHFDTRHKSIINQAEDAVCLADFCDIMRCEVFETEDASSLKFGDQHIVTDIEVWGDSLGQNSALAKANAAYLSLIPRTSTLGASRAAKVQNRQLLQDKPSQASKQNQSPAGERTHPQSHHHPRDRASTTANPLRLDPSPEDGSAARPRSAGEKLLNKLKELGKAHLKPAADPEASRQNETGEEEDEKGSGQPEGSGQSADEVKTEEGSGANGNGNKARANCKPEELSKLKNRCEMLLRSCIGGLLLSMSDQAFKEMEDEMNKAVCWYLTCDRYWEDGPLEPRAFPWGLIVILIFVLSTGICFCYYIIWILFDHLFQLRRNDNQREPLLRPGIHRRRREHLHARSSSGSSLPCGLCHAARPRPGRRRDSWSAAATAPASGAAVLLPTAAAAATAAAGGIRSGFVPGAGAVSSSQSAALHRRSASGGANSGHTHPRGRSQQLLQRQHAVAPSGAAYGTASPPATSSLDEPGLPTGHFRPTRLYK
- the LOC122611382 gene encoding uncharacterized protein LOC122611382 isoform X2; translated protein: MSPKYHNFEIALVYFLLLIPWPPTNVIRILCSRDNSRLVRKIVRSKWTPILDKHQVKLPLECPLHPFRDVFAPRQDAKQRDRPTQWTCRKCGKSFYQEKHLDLHFDTRHKSIINQAEDAVCLADFCDIMRCEVFETEDASSLKFGDQHIVTDIEVWGDSLGQNSALAKANAAYLSLIPRTSTLGASRAAKVQNRQLLQDKPSQASKQNQSPADPSPEDGSAARPRSAGEKLLNKLKELGKAHLKPAADPEASRQNETGEEEDEKGSGQPEGSGQSADEVKTEEGSGANGNGNKARANCKPEELSKLKNRCEMLLRSCIGGLLLSMSDQAFKEMEDEMNKAVCWYLTCDRYWEDGPLEPRAFPWGLIVILIFVLSTGICFCYYIIWILFDSEETTINANHYYGQGSIGAGGSIYMPGAAAGHHYHVDYATRHDLDLDAGGIAGQQQQQHLLQEQQYYYQQQQQQQQQQQAASVRDLYPEQVQYHRHSPRHYIADQRPVGPTVGTPTQGAVRSSSSNANTPLHHRVQHTGQHPHLQHRHSTSLAYPQDILDRRDYTSSSSRPIATNMVAGSGSGQGAGAPGDAQRHYNTHPRPLETRHRHVGSSQQSLRASASTHEIVQQEAGLGQNEHYIYVTYPPDLKKRYFE
- the LOC122622965 gene encoding uncharacterized protein LOC122622965 — protein: MQAVMDTAAMAIAMGSSGSGSVSVSGLSSGSSSGPGSSSSGSSSSGYGSATTTPTSGGHYDNSPTSMPMATIATVAPFYSEALTSLDAQQRQQQQQQQNPSHYYPQNYGYGNSLPLDPAYNYSGAPYNSYSATAVGPQLSGSSYPGSGTRYEKLTPGAGAKYGASPIGATGTGIKPQATATPFYAQPLSGGAAGSGGYMSQSNATYDPYKYKIPSAQAASHAMMSSNMTGSAVPGTSYGLPLNPGAMPQKQTQMSQQTQLTQLEPNYAAIKPSRSYQGMSTAAVYGSTGGNSSGVMNNPSSAQYYDKYGMAMSMYSPNGGLPMYSQPDLGPDSAGLQSYRKPTSNCHWGVDYNSPNYRSLPPATGPNSTYHHPHPAPGPGPGPGPGHGTINSELYYGSTKYDKYGSTGVSPYVSNPYAGPSITQPYAGRNLWSGTENAPLSSRQNCCSQGYPLNQQNCYYPRGNGYGSISGPYGASASAPQSQPQYPGTGSSAAAMKLKHPTDMYVGHGPYETTPSQLGYGYSPQALSGSTTSNNLNNLTSQRYTAPMGLGMGGMGIGIGMGMGMDPASGGYYNDLSLNSLESYVAPSMPQQSLRTQPYQDYRKRSGIVGPTSSGNCYLGQTGNSGGGSLTNLDAQVENYVGYNLHASASSNHLNYTVESTKGTQNYNIRDFLSTWKVDDEDETSAVLEMDPPAVAVVAPVPSTPNFMYESLPPTGPQATAVVDHQGINLPDIIIDIEKANGSGNVPVDDSFGSFDVEKELDELRLKTNASEQQPVNESDALAEILRQPDPDSLIEQSAAPPLHSPILNSNEAYENVPQPPVPMDFDQNNSSNSNESTFAKEYETFIHKIDGSESDPGEATARDEGEYRENPKRFKFYKRKRRTTDPPERLDQKDRKQQVGPGQNPNEISLSTKTLARASQKLLAKKRRNCINLLKILEFESPKIKYRHYFRILKVLRKKIAYSKNRELRSILMKKQLTILKEKRLPLIKRQIKKYDATPDLRNPPSLKGLSVSALNSTEFRSSILSGTDRETVIKSAYSYKDKTDDVHEEPNLEEQGLDSRSLELQSNFRGFDDIENTNMSPKIKLRVEPDDEGSNKSPIKMAVEGVDDVQNKEEQIQAWLKNSVAPTPEPEMEAEIPKQEACRTESSSSSSSSSSSSSSSSSDDDSSSSSSQAEEGVSSSSSSSSSSSSRSSTAGEEESDFNELAALEKELSQSQTGELPPRETIVKKESPEELLPEAEVSNHDIAKLKQILESDGEAKPSDLSKIALNSSLKSNELVVREEMETSGSPDKCASAPTPRELSVEEALAEMYQLSDLEGKEDDEEPNTSGQDVLLINLAEIFDSSSDLYVVQCDMNENILGVVANEDQEAEVQPNPASLGQVSPEAEEQADTLQLIQLLAEPQPEFDATPLIHHEEIIHDEKPDPQKDRRKLLKYLHGKYVQSRISRFYHAHQVLRKYKRLQAGRKRHRKVK